In one window of Candidatus Hydrogenedentota bacterium DNA:
- a CDS encoding DUF5011 domain-containing protein, with protein sequence MTMRNKLCVKKFGVYGGARVTLLAAAMVAVGLSGPPVTAEVFTVNQFSVQDVGNHDAADDGDALLGDGIAERDVGRGDTTLRAAIEEANAFPGHDIIMVPGGNSTKHYTDLPALTDPSGVTIMSFGTGKFTIDGSSSGDRLEAYASLINGSFAALDVNPTDALLSFAEAIQIRFVNSDGVDNIFHNLFNINIADFRQLDIDNDNFLSAAELTAVNPDVPGLIIQSPNNNILDILITGCAGAGIKIQGATASNNAIQGCLIGNDGTADKGNDDHGILIENGAHDNLIGGTTVEDRNVISGNGSEEVDADKISKAFGHGIMIRGAGTSRNVVIGNYIGVDATGELDLANAFSGIEIRDGASDNIIGGTTAEERNIISANGNSPDGCGDNCGFGFASAYGHGVLLNDASDNIIQGNWIGVTASGEGLQNKGAGVTVDEFSLNTIIGGTTPEAGNIISTHANTTLFNNAGILLFGSIGTVIQNNNIGLGPDGSSAQLNEHGIEMYNCTGTVIGGVGRGNIISGNLRGVLIESCRNIVMQGNLVGTTVDGTAASPNQDSGVVVRGGLTAPNFIRIGGSGAGEGNVISGNVDDGIILNGVTAGSDSPVVFIEGNKIGTDITGTQALGNSVVGILLDSGAEYVNIGGPGAGQGNIISGNGLDGIRAARSLGGEEVNHVVIQGNLIGTAANGTTFLPNGESGVTLLEGANQNTVGGTAAGESNVIAANGLFGVRIKGGSLHLTDRNTVRGNSIYRNANEGIKLQVEGIETANDNIAAPVIELIGPVSGTGPANATIDIYGDADEEGRLYLGQATADGSGAFSAALDLSALATLSLDSLTATATDAEGNTSEFSAPFVVEPPSVDTQPTSVVVVEGEAFSLNTEASGSEPLSYQWQFLPTDGAEFEDLTDGGTLSGATTNGFSNSSAQLTDEGSYQCVVTNAVDTVTTIVVTVDVIPANTATAVVSGLTDVSDANTTSPAHLIVNPGVDGVISLREAIIAANNRAGADAITFDVAGTITLQGGLPSLNDADGGTTIDGAGDIVLDGANLGGSIVGLQLSSAENVLSGLTIINFPGHGVSISGVAATANSVVGCQIGTNGTAIRANGGHGIEIADLASANIIGGVDAASRNIISGNERSGVYVTGAPDNVVTGNYIGLSASGLAAIANDEAGVTLIDGATGTAIGGDAAGEGNVISANNDSGVVISGAGTAGNIVSGNIIGLAANGTSQLGNVAQGVALFDGASDNVIGGTAIEAGNIISGNAGAAVLVDGAATIQNTIRFNQITDNFGTGIELSNDGNLQLAAPVITGLGSVNGTAVPGSTVDLYTSTDGQGETYLATAVADGNGDFTSPVDVEPVVGLFITATATDASGNTSEFSDGFFVDLEPPVLTLLGATPVTVQCGSLYEDAGATALDDVDGNITHRIVETITFGGNTVGSVNTSVLGTYTITYEVSDNAGQVATPVTRTVDVVDTTAPVITLNGASALLLECGATYTEAGASATDGCDGDLEVTILGTVDPTTPGVYPILYRVSDAQGNAATDVTRTVTVADTTRPVISVLGSLAVTLECGDPYLDAGATVSDVCDSAVEVETDNPVEPGVPGVYTVLYDATDASGNEAGQAFRTVTVVDTTAPVITLLGGSDITVECGVPYNEPGAVVNDTCENDIDFIVTGTVNTSVPGNYTLVYSASDSAGNVAETVTRIVRVADNAIPVITLNGASTVNVECGGTYTEAGATASDNCEGDLSDSIVISGSVNTSVAGTYTINYDVADSIGNRAARVSRTVIVAVCPAPCEDQCAGDPDNAIDEDGDGLTACIETCLGTSDSEIDSDGDGVPDGTEVDNGTDPVLPDSELDIDGDGLTQLEEFIFDSDALDPNSPAISFFVSAGGADTVGGGSSTSPWATISYAIAQSGASAVNPVRIVIADGNYPEDVELLPWVVLVGAVGALPRIEGTVFGADNSGLVNLEIAAFTSDEVMLVMDDVAMALENVVFRGSAARPAAGILADGARSALSTIDGCFFTSVSIGIDVGGALPNIRRCTFEDTTIAGVFVRDTATIGAGASMGDVDDPSTGSNLFSGISQGRAIINELTTTLLAQQNDWGTLDANLVQRDLISGPVTIAPLLAPGSAADTASLYVTVWTADTQNRIRTAAVTATASGGASVTVEANSNGVYPLPILRAGAYTIEVEANGYEGESLSVTLEPGQLGSQIVALQLPEDKAGGPSCYGAPGSSLGFGPSDLLVAALLLGAMLAGSRIRRSDAGN encoded by the coding sequence ATGACGATGCGCAACAAGCTTTGTGTGAAGAAATTCGGTGTGTATGGGGGGGCTCGCGTGACGCTCCTGGCGGCGGCAATGGTCGCTGTCGGGCTATCGGGACCGCCCGTGACGGCGGAGGTGTTTACAGTCAACCAGTTCTCCGTGCAGGATGTGGGCAATCACGATGCGGCGGACGACGGTGATGCGCTGCTTGGGGACGGCATTGCGGAGCGCGATGTCGGTCGAGGCGACACCACTCTGCGCGCGGCGATAGAAGAGGCCAACGCCTTTCCCGGTCACGATATCATCATGGTCCCGGGCGGGAATTCGACCAAACACTACACCGACTTGCCCGCGTTGACCGATCCATCGGGCGTCACCATCATGAGCTTCGGCACCGGCAAGTTTACGATTGACGGGTCGAGCTCGGGAGACCGTCTGGAAGCTTACGCATCGCTTATCAACGGGTCTTTCGCCGCGCTCGACGTCAATCCCACGGATGCTCTACTTTCCTTCGCGGAGGCGATCCAGATTCGGTTCGTAAATTCCGACGGAGTGGACAACATATTTCACAATCTATTTAATATCAACATTGCCGATTTCCGGCAGTTGGACATCGACAACGACAATTTTCTCAGCGCAGCGGAACTGACGGCCGTCAATCCAGACGTGCCCGGACTCATCATCCAGAGTCCGAACAATAACATACTAGACATACTGATTACCGGGTGCGCAGGCGCGGGTATCAAAATCCAGGGAGCCACCGCGTCGAACAATGCTATCCAGGGTTGCTTGATCGGCAACGACGGCACGGCCGATAAGGGCAATGACGATCACGGCATTCTTATCGAGAACGGCGCGCACGACAATCTCATCGGCGGGACAACGGTAGAAGACCGCAACGTAATTTCCGGCAACGGGTCTGAAGAAGTCGACGCAGATAAGATTTCGAAAGCCTTCGGCCACGGCATCATGATCCGGGGCGCGGGCACCTCGCGTAACGTGGTCATAGGCAACTATATCGGCGTGGATGCCACTGGCGAACTCGATCTCGCCAACGCGTTCAGCGGGATCGAGATTCGCGACGGTGCCTCGGACAACATAATCGGCGGCACGACGGCGGAGGAGCGCAACATAATCTCGGCCAACGGAAACAGCCCGGATGGCTGCGGCGATAACTGCGGGTTCGGATTCGCCAGCGCTTACGGGCATGGCGTTCTTTTGAACGACGCGTCCGACAACATCATTCAGGGCAATTGGATCGGAGTGACCGCGAGCGGAGAAGGGCTGCAGAACAAAGGGGCCGGCGTGACCGTGGACGAATTTTCGTTGAACACGATAATCGGCGGGACCACGCCCGAAGCCGGGAACATAATTTCAACCCACGCGAACACGACGCTCTTCAACAACGCAGGCATTCTCCTGTTCGGCTCGATCGGCACTGTAATCCAGAACAATAACATCGGCCTCGGGCCGGATGGCAGTAGCGCGCAACTTAACGAGCACGGGATCGAGATGTACAACTGCACCGGCACTGTGATCGGCGGGGTCGGCCGCGGCAACATCATTTCGGGCAATCTGCGTGGCGTGCTCATCGAAAGCTGCCGAAATATTGTGATGCAGGGCAACCTTGTGGGGACGACGGTGGACGGCACCGCGGCGTCTCCCAACCAGGACTCCGGCGTTGTGGTTCGAGGGGGGCTTACCGCTCCGAATTTCATCCGGATTGGCGGCAGCGGAGCGGGCGAGGGCAACGTCATTTCCGGCAATGTCGACGACGGAATTATCCTGAATGGGGTAACAGCCGGATCGGATAGTCCCGTAGTGTTTATCGAGGGAAATAAAATAGGTACCGACATTACCGGCACCCAGGCGCTCGGAAACTCAGTCGTGGGAATTCTGCTTGACAGCGGCGCGGAATATGTAAACATCGGCGGGCCGGGCGCTGGCCAGGGCAACATCATTTCCGGAAACGGGCTCGACGGGATCCGCGCGGCGCGAAGCTTAGGCGGTGAAGAGGTCAACCATGTCGTCATACAGGGCAACCTGATCGGCACGGCGGCCAACGGCACAACGTTCCTTCCGAACGGCGAAAGCGGCGTGACGCTGCTGGAAGGCGCCAATCAAAACACCGTGGGCGGCACGGCGGCCGGCGAGTCAAACGTGATCGCTGCCAACGGGCTGTTCGGCGTGCGTATCAAGGGCGGGAGCTTGCACCTGACAGACCGGAACACCGTCCGCGGGAACTCGATTTACCGGAACGCGAACGAAGGCATCAAGCTGCAGGTCGAGGGCATCGAGACGGCCAATGACAATATTGCGGCACCCGTGATCGAACTTATAGGTCCGGTATCGGGTACGGGACCGGCGAACGCGACAATCGACATCTATGGCGATGCGGATGAGGAAGGGCGACTCTATCTGGGCCAGGCGACGGCTGACGGCTCGGGCGCCTTCTCTGCGGCGCTTGATCTCTCCGCTCTAGCTACCCTTTCGCTGGATTCGCTTACCGCGACCGCGACCGACGCCGAAGGCAATACTTCGGAGTTCTCCGCCCCGTTTGTGGTCGAGCCTCCGTCGGTAGACACGCAGCCGACCAGCGTAGTGGTCGTCGAGGGCGAAGCCTTCAGCCTCAATACGGAAGCCTCCGGCTCCGAACCGCTGTCTTACCAGTGGCAATTCCTTCCAACGGATGGCGCCGAGTTTGAGGATCTCACCGACGGCGGAACGCTCTCCGGCGCGACCACCAACGGCTTCTCCAACAGCAGCGCACAGTTGACCGACGAAGGCAGCTATCAGTGCGTGGTTACCAATGCGGTGGACACGGTCACCACGATCGTGGTCACGGTAGACGTTATTCCGGCCAATACGGCCACCGCGGTGGTTTCCGGGCTGACCGACGTCTCCGACGCCAACACGACCTCGCCGGCCCACCTGATCGTGAATCCCGGCGTGGATGGCGTAATTTCGCTCCGTGAAGCGATTATCGCGGCGAACAACCGCGCGGGCGCGGATGCCATCACCTTCGATGTGGCCGGCACGATCACCCTTCAGGGCGGTCTGCCGAGCCTGAACGACGCGGACGGCGGCACCACCATCGACGGCGCGGGCGACATCGTCCTGGATGGCGCGAATCTTGGCGGCAGCATTGTCGGCCTTCAGCTCTCCAGCGCCGAGAACGTGCTCTCGGGCCTGACCATCATCAACTTCCCCGGCCATGGCGTCAGTATCTCCGGCGTCGCGGCGACGGCGAACAGCGTGGTTGGCTGCCAGATCGGCACGAACGGCACGGCTATCCGCGCCAACGGCGGTCACGGCATCGAGATCGCGGACCTCGCCTCGGCCAACATCATTGGCGGTGTGGACGCGGCCAGCCGCAACATCATCTCCGGCAACGAGCGCAGCGGTGTCTATGTGACGGGCGCGCCGGACAACGTAGTAACCGGCAACTACATCGGCCTGTCGGCCAGCGGCCTGGCGGCGATCGCCAACGATGAAGCCGGTGTAACTCTGATCGACGGCGCCACGGGCACCGCGATTGGTGGCGACGCCGCCGGTGAAGGAAACGTGATCTCCGCCAACAACGATTCAGGCGTGGTGATCAGCGGCGCGGGCACCGCGGGCAACATCGTGTCCGGAAACATCATCGGTCTGGCCGCCAACGGGACCAGCCAGCTCGGCAATGTGGCGCAGGGCGTGGCCCTATTCGACGGCGCCTCCGACAACGTGATCGGCGGCACGGCGATAGAAGCCGGCAATATCATCAGCGGCAACGCCGGCGCGGCGGTGCTGGTGGACGGCGCGGCGACGATTCAGAACACGATCCGCTTCAACCAGATCACGGACAATTTTGGTACGGGTATCGAGCTGAGCAATGACGGCAACCTTCAACTGGCCGCCCCGGTTATCACGGGTCTCGGCTCCGTAAACGGAACGGCGGTTCCCGGCAGCACGGTTGACCTCTACACGAGCACCGACGGGCAGGGTGAAACCTACCTGGCGACCGCGGTGGCGGACGGCAACGGCGACTTCACCAGCCCGGTGGACGTGGAGCCGGTCGTGGGCCTCTTCATCACCGCGACGGCCACGGATGCTTCGGGCAACACGTCTGAATTCAGCGACGGGTTCTTCGTGGACCTCGAACCCCCGGTCCTGACCCTGCTGGGCGCGACGCCGGTCACGGTCCAGTGTGGCAGCCTCTATGAGGATGCCGGTGCGACGGCCCTCGATGACGTGGACGGCAACATCACCCACCGCATCGTGGAGACCATTACCTTCGGCGGCAACACCGTTGGGTCCGTCAATACCAGCGTGCTCGGAACCTACACGATCACCTACGAAGTGAGCGACAATGCGGGCCAGGTGGCCACGCCGGTGACGCGCACGGTGGACGTGGTCGACACCACGGCCCCGGTGATCACCCTCAACGGCGCTTCCGCCCTGCTGCTGGAATGCGGCGCGACCTACACGGAGGCGGGCGCTTCCGCGACCGACGGCTGCGATGGTGACCTTGAAGTGACCATCCTCGGCACGGTTGACCCGACCACGCCGGGTGTCTACCCGATCCTGTATCGCGTCAGCGATGCGCAGGGCAATGCGGCGACCGACGTAACCCGCACGGTTACCGTGGCCGATACGACGCGCCCGGTGATCTCGGTCCTCGGCTCGCTTGCCGTGACCCTGGAATGCGGCGACCCCTATCTGGACGCCGGGGCGACCGTTTCCGACGTCTGCGACTCCGCGGTTGAAGTGGAGACGGACAATCCGGTGGAGCCCGGCGTGCCGGGCGTCTACACGGTGCTGTACGACGCCACCGACGCCTCCGGAAACGAGGCGGGCCAGGCCTTCCGCACGGTCACCGTGGTGGATACGACGGCGCCGGTGATCACGCTCCTGGGCGGCAGCGACATCACCGTTGAATGCGGCGTGCCCTATAACGAACCCGGCGCGGTTGTAAACGACACCTGCGAAAACGACATCGACTTCATCGTCACGGGCACGGTCAACACCAGCGTCCCCGGCAACTACACGCTGGTCTATTCCGCCAGCGATTCGGCCGGCAACGTGGCGGAGACGGTGACGCGCATCGTGCGTGTTGCGGACAATGCCATCCCCGTGATCACGCTGAATGGCGCCTCCACGGTGAACGTGGAATGCGGCGGCACCTACACGGAAGCCGGGGCCACGGCCTCCGACAACTGTGAAGGCGACCTGAGCGACTCCATCGTGATCTCGGGTTCCGTGAACACGAGCGTGGCGGGCACCTACACCATCAACTACGACGTGGCCGACAGCATCGGCAACCGCGCCGCGCGCGTATCCCGCACGGTGATCGTGGCCGTCTGCCCGGCGCCCTGCGAAGACCAGTGCGCGGGCGATCCCGACAATGCGATTGACGAAGACGGCGACGGCCTCACGGCGTGTATCGAAACCTGCCTGGGCACCAGCGACTCCGAGATCGACAGCGACGGCGACGGCGTGCCGGACGGCACGGAAGTGGACAACGGGACGGATCCCGTGCTGCCCGATTCCGAGCTGGATATTGACGGCGACGGCCTGACCCAGTTGGAAGAGTTCATTTTCGACTCCGACGCGCTCGATCCGAACAGCCCGGCGATTTCCTTCTTCGTCTCCGCCGGCGGTGCCGACACGGTGGGCGGTGGCAGTTCCACTTCGCCGTGGGCCACCATCTCCTACGCCATTGCCCAGTCGGGCGCTTCCGCGGTCAACCCCGTACGCATTGTAATCGCGGACGGCAACTATCCGGAAGATGTGGAGTTGCTTCCCTGGGTGGTTCTTGTGGGAGCCGTGGGCGCGCTGCCGCGCATCGAGGGCACCGTCTTCGGCGCGGACAACAGCGGTCTGGTCAATCTGGAGATCGCGGCCTTCACCAGCGACGAAGTGATGCTGGTGATGGACGACGTGGCGATGGCCCTGGAGAACGTGGTCTTCCGCGGATCGGCCGCCCGCCCGGCGGCCGGCATCCTCGCGGACGGCGCGCGCTCGGCCCTGAGCACGATTGACGGCTGCTTCTTCACCAGCGTCTCCATCGGCATCGATGTGGGCGGCGCTTTGCCGAACATCCGCCGCTGCACCTTTGAGGACACCACCATCGCGGGCGTATTCGTCCGCGACACGGCGACCATTGGCGCGGGCGCGTCCATGGGCGATGTGGACGATCCTTCGACCGGGTCGAACCTGTTCAGCGGGATCTCCCAGGGCCGGGCGATCATCAATGAACTCACCACGACCCTGCTGGCCCAGCAGAACGACTGGGGCACGCTGGACGCCAATCTTGTCCAGCGCGACCTCATCAGCGGACCGGTAACAATCGCGCCGCTGCTCGCGCCGGGCAGCGCCGCCGACACGGCGAGCCTGTACGTGACGGTGTGGACCGCCGACACGCAGAACCGGATCCGCACGGCGGCGGTTACCGCGACAGCCAGTGGTGGCGCTTCGGTAACGGTGGAAGCCAACAGCAATGGCGTCTACCCGCTGCCGATTCTTCGCGCCGGAGCCTACACCATCGAGGTGGAGGCGAACGGCTACGAAGGTGAGTCCCTGTCCGTGACCTTGGAGCCGGGCCAGCTCGGATCACAGATCGTGGCCCTGCAGTTGCCGGAAGACAAGGCGGGCGGCCCGAGTTGCTATGGCGCACCGGGGTCGTCCCTGGGCTTCGGGCCGAGCGATCTTCTGGTGGCGGCCCTCCTCCTCGGCGCAATGCTGGCGGGTTCACGGATCCGGCGGTCTGACGCCGGAAACTAA
- the hisS gene encoding histidine--tRNA ligase, producing the protein MADSKALVKAQTLKGFQDFLSGEVMLRSEVMRRIEAIFQTYGFAPVETPALEYLDVLLGAGGEETNKELFRLESPEGEAIALRFDLTVPFARLLSQYPEQIKAPFRRYAMGPVWRADKPGPGRFRQFTQVDIDAAGATAMAVDGEIIAVMCAVMAALEVPEYLVLINNRKLIDALLEDCGIVESGRQKHVLRVIDKLGKAGAANVRLELGGGRVDDSGDPIPGVGLEEATIDRIMGFVAMTGEKRADVLSAMEGALTGSPLAVEALGEMRELAEALEALGVDETRTRFDPSLARGLDYYTGPVFEMILPQAPAFGTVMGGGRYNQLVERFAHQAIPCTGMSVGLDRLLAALLHLEAVRPVTTPVQALVVTMGNVPKAETLKVARALRDAGIRTETYFASKKKMQMGNQLSHADHYGIPVAVIIGEDEIAQRVVSVKDLNAGKAGREEIADREAYREAGKTGQVTVARSEMVSAVRAVLGLPH; encoded by the coding sequence ATGGCCGACTCGAAGGCCCTTGTAAAGGCGCAAACCCTGAAGGGGTTTCAAGACTTCCTCTCGGGGGAGGTGATGTTGCGCAGCGAAGTCATGCGTCGTATCGAGGCCATCTTCCAGACCTACGGCTTTGCCCCGGTGGAAACGCCCGCCCTGGAGTACCTCGATGTGCTGCTCGGTGCCGGCGGCGAGGAGACCAACAAGGAGCTCTTTCGGCTGGAAAGCCCCGAGGGAGAAGCCATTGCCCTTCGCTTTGACCTGACCGTGCCCTTCGCGCGCCTGCTTTCCCAGTATCCTGAACAGATCAAGGCTCCCTTCCGGCGCTATGCCATGGGCCCGGTGTGGCGCGCGGACAAGCCCGGTCCGGGCCGATTTCGCCAGTTTACCCAGGTGGACATCGATGCCGCGGGCGCGACGGCCATGGCCGTGGATGGAGAAATCATCGCGGTGATGTGCGCCGTAATGGCCGCGCTGGAGGTGCCCGAGTACCTGGTGCTGATCAACAACCGCAAGCTGATCGACGCACTCCTGGAGGACTGCGGCATCGTGGAGTCCGGCAGACAAAAGCATGTGCTTCGCGTAATCGATAAACTGGGCAAAGCCGGCGCCGCCAACGTGCGGCTGGAACTGGGCGGCGGCCGTGTGGACGACTCCGGCGATCCCATACCCGGTGTGGGGCTGGAAGAGGCCACCATCGACCGCATCATGGGCTTCGTGGCCATGACGGGAGAGAAGCGGGCGGATGTGCTGTCGGCGATGGAAGGGGCCCTGACGGGCAGCCCGCTGGCGGTGGAGGCCCTGGGCGAAATGCGGGAGCTGGCGGAGGCCCTGGAGGCGCTCGGCGTTGATGAGACGCGCACGCGCTTCGATCCGAGCCTGGCTCGAGGCCTGGACTATTACACCGGCCCCGTCTTCGAGATGATCCTGCCCCAGGCGCCCGCCTTCGGAACCGTCATGGGCGGCGGGCGATACAACCAGCTCGTGGAGCGCTTTGCCCACCAGGCCATCCCCTGCACGGGCATGTCGGTCGGACTGGACCGATTGCTCGCGGCGCTGCTGCACCTGGAGGCAGTGCGACCCGTGACGACGCCGGTGCAGGCGCTCGTGGTGACCATGGGCAACGTGCCGAAGGCCGAAACCCTCAAGGTAGCCCGTGCGCTCCGCGATGCGGGGATCCGTACGGAAACCTACTTTGCCAGCAAGAAGAAGATGCAGATGGGCAATCAACTGAGCCACGCCGACCACTACGGGATCCCGGTCGCCGTCATCATCGGCGAGGACGAGATCGCCCAGCGCGTCGTTTCGGTGAAAGATCTGAACGCCGGCAAGGCGGGCCGGGAGGAGATTGCCGATCGGGAAGCCTATCGGGAAGCTGGAAAGACCGGCCAGGTCACCGTGGCCCGAAGTGAGATGGTTTCGGCGGTGCGCGCCGTGCTCGGGCTCCCCCATTGA
- a CDS encoding PEP-CTERM sorting domain-containing protein translates to MKKTIAMLAIGAAFSMASTAGAITVDGSWSDWFNYAGNAGFNTWNENAVTTLNANIRTLNDEEGPTPGGGGQNYDIEQIFYYYDDTDPNASTGGVFYIGMVTGFPPQGMPADGLYAGDFFLDLGNTGGYTHAIAVSTAAQDAARYGRMFGNTGAPNWSVLNPAPFVASTPWRVDETQAGAVDVTGSYNPSIAIALTGKHYFYEIAFDVSGTDEDILVDPNNGGIGIHWTMQCGNDVIDVRDDNPFVPVPEPSTFALLGMGMLGVALRRKFSA, encoded by the coding sequence ATGAAAAAGACAATCGCAATGCTGGCAATCGGCGCGGCCTTCAGCATGGCCTCCACGGCGGGTGCCATCACGGTTGACGGTAGCTGGTCCGACTGGTTCAACTACGCCGGCAACGCCGGTTTCAACACGTGGAATGAGAATGCGGTTACCACGCTGAACGCGAACATCCGCACGCTGAACGACGAAGAAGGCCCCACCCCCGGTGGCGGCGGTCAGAACTATGACATCGAGCAGATCTTCTACTACTACGATGACACCGATCCGAATGCGTCCACGGGTGGCGTTTTCTACATCGGCATGGTAACGGGTTTCCCGCCCCAGGGCATGCCCGCTGACGGCCTCTATGCCGGCGACTTCTTCCTTGACCTCGGCAACACCGGTGGCTACACCCACGCCATCGCGGTGAGCACCGCTGCTCAGGACGCGGCCCGTTACGGCCGGATGTTCGGCAACACCGGCGCACCGAACTGGTCCGTCCTCAACCCCGCTCCCTTCGTCGCCTCCACCCCGTGGCGCGTTGACGAGACCCAGGCGGGTGCGGTTGACGTGACCGGTTCCTACAACCCCTCCATCGCTATCGCCCTGACCGGCAAGCACTACTTCTACGAGATCGCTTTTGACGTCAGCGGTACCGATGAAGACATCCTGGTCGACCCGAACAACGGCGGTATCGGCATCCACTGGACGATGCAGTGCGGCAACGACGTGATTGACGTCCGCGACGACAACCCCTTCGTCCCGGTTCCGGAACCCTCCACCTTCGCCCTTCTGGGCATGGGTATGCTGGGTGTGGCCCTGCGCCGCAAGTTCAGCGCCTGA
- a CDS encoding cyclic nucleotide-binding domain-containing protein, producing the protein MAPARNALRAAEPGAEVRAHNGQCGLDTAMEDHTRLQRAAIFKGFDADAVDLVASLGRTEFLQGGNVIFRQGDEGSYLYIVLEGSVSIYCGDKCIAKCRALEAFGEMAAFRPRHRSATARAVTDVRLLVLDEKAVNNLLNGPLAIPFLLNVIDVLSQRLEAGNTWIASSLEAQRRHTGPH; encoded by the coding sequence ATGGCACCGGCTCGCAATGCCTTGCGAGCGGCGGAACCGGGTGCGGAGGTCCGCGCCCACAACGGCCAGTGCGGCCTGGATACGGCCATGGAAGATCACACTCGTCTCCAAAGAGCGGCAATTTTCAAGGGCTTTGACGCGGACGCCGTTGATCTCGTCGCTTCACTCGGGCGCACGGAATTCCTCCAGGGCGGGAACGTTATCTTTCGCCAGGGAGATGAAGGAAGCTACCTCTACATTGTCCTGGAGGGAAGCGTCTCCATCTATTGCGGGGATAAATGTATCGCGAAATGCCGCGCCCTGGAGGCCTTCGGGGAGATGGCCGCCTTCCGGCCCCGCCACCGTTCGGCAACCGCCCGCGCGGTTACAGACGTACGACTGCTCGTGCTGGATGAGAAGGCGGTAAACAATCTGCTCAACGGTCCCCTTGCCATTCCCTTCCTCCTGAACGTGATAGACGTCCTGAGTCAACGCCTGGAGGCGGGCAACACTTGGATTGCGTCCAGCCTGGAAGCACAGCGGCGACACACTGGACCGCACTGA